A region from the Arachis ipaensis cultivar K30076 chromosome B01, Araip1.1, whole genome shotgun sequence genome encodes:
- the LOC107618940 gene encoding formin-like protein 8 has product MENNTLEVAESREKGASQTRLKPLHWDKVVANVDHSTVWDHINDGSFRFDNELIETLFGYSTKNQTNERNLCHASSAQLFLVDPRKSQNTSIVLRSLAISRKEIMDALDDGQGISLETLEKLTKIAPTQEEEAKIIQFSGNPDKLAHADSFLYCILKAVPTAFIRLKAMLFRSNYDFEAVQLKENLQTLEKGCKEMRASGLLLKFLEAILKAGNRMNAGTSRGNAQGFNLNALRKLPDVKSIDGKTSLLHFIVEQVAQSEGRREAMNQKHNIPKINGDISNSNENNNSLVQHETEKEYLMLGLQVLLGGIKDELSEVKKAAIIDHQNFIRMLYILNARVSEIREIVTKCCGENNERGGFVKEMKGFAEECEEELKVVKDEHLRIMELVKKTNEYYLGGGGGSNPFELFLIVRDFVDMVDEVCSDLRRKIEKKNVGGGEGASTTPPLSPSKKAPLRFPKFDLHFLSNMSSATSCSSLSDDDF; this is encoded by the exons ATGGAAAACAACACCTTAGAGGTTGCAGAATCAAGAGAGAAGGGTGCTAGCCAAACAAGACTCAAACCTCTACATTGGGATAAGGTTGTAGCTAATGTTGATCATTCTACAGTGTGGGatcacatcaatgatggctctttcAG GTTTGACAATGAACTCATAGAAACACTCTTTGGATATTCAACCAAGAACCAAACCAATGAAAGAAACCTATGTCATGCATCTTCAGCTCAGTTATTCCTTGTGGACCCTAGAAAATCCCAAAACACATCAATTGTGCTAAGGTCTCTTGCAATTTCTCGCAAGGAAATTATGGACGCGCTTGATGATGGACAAGGAATCAGTCTTGAGACACTTGAAAAACTTACTAAGATAGCTCCTacacaagaagaagaagccaAAATCATCCAATTCAGTGGAAATCCAGATAAACTTGCTCATGCTGATTCATTCCTCTACTGCATCCTCAAAGCGGTTCCAACAGCATTCATTCGCCTAAAAGCAATGCTTTTCAGATCAAATTATGATTTTGAAGCTGTTCAGCTTAAAGAAAACTTACAAACACTTGAAAAGGGTTGCAAGGAGATGAGGGCTAGTGGCCTATTACTGAAGTTTCTTGAGGCAATTCTCAAAGCTGGAAACCGGATGAATGCCGGAACTTCTAGGGGAAATGCACAAGGTTTCAACCTAAATGCTCTTAGGAAGCTTCCTGATGTGAAAAGCATTGATGGGAAGACTAGTTTGCTACACTTCATTGTAGAGCAGGTGGCTCAGtcagaaggaagaagagaagctATGAATCAAAAGCATAACATTCCCAAAATCAACGGTGATATAAGCAACTCCAATGAAAACAATAATAGCCTTGTGCAACATGAGACAGAGAAAGAGTATCTGATGCTTGGTTTACAAGTGTTATTGGGAGGTATAAAGGATGAATTATCCGAAGTAAAGAAAGCAGCAATAATTGATCATCAGAATTTCATTAGGATGTTATACATTCTCAATGCTCGTGTTAGCGAAATTCGAGAGATTGTAACCAAATGTTGTGGCGAGAACAATGAGAGAGGTGGATTTGTTAAGGAAATGAAAGGGTTTGCAGAGGAATGTGAGGAGGAGCTTAAAGTTGTGAAAGATGAACACCTTAGGATCATGGAGCTTGTGAAGAAAACCAATGAGTATTATCTTGGAGGTGGAGGAGGATCAAACCCCTTTGAACTGTTTCTTATTGTGAGAGATTTTGTTGACATGGTGGATGAGGTTTGCAGTGATCTCAGAAGGAAGATAGAAAAGAAGAATGTAGGAGGAGGAGAAGGTGCATCAACAACACCACCTCTTTCACCCTCAAAGAAAGCACCACTCAGGTTCCCAAAGTTTGATTTGCACTTTCTATCAAACATGTCAAGTGCGACATCATGTTCTAGCCTATCAGATGATGATTTCTGA